In Lysobacter luteus, a single window of DNA contains:
- a CDS encoding NuoB/complex I 20 kDa subunit family protein — MHNPVPEGRLDDILRPDGDNPLLQQGFVTTNLDTLWNWARTGSMWPMTFGLACCAVEMMHAGASRLDLDRYGVVFRPSPRQSDVMIVAGTLVNKMAPALRKVYDQMPDPKWVISMGSCANGGGYYHYSYSVVRGVDRIVPVDVYVPGCPPTAEALVYGILQLQKKIRRGTNFGENRQGMRG; from the coding sequence TCCCGGAAGGGCGGCTCGACGACATCCTGCGTCCCGATGGCGACAACCCGCTGCTGCAGCAGGGCTTCGTCACCACCAACCTGGACACCCTGTGGAACTGGGCGCGGACCGGCTCGATGTGGCCGATGACGTTCGGCCTGGCGTGCTGTGCGGTCGAGATGATGCACGCGGGCGCTTCGCGCCTGGACCTGGATCGCTACGGCGTGGTCTTCCGCCCGTCGCCGCGCCAGTCCGATGTGATGATCGTCGCCGGTACCCTCGTCAACAAGATGGCCCCGGCGCTGCGCAAGGTCTACGACCAGATGCCCGATCCGAAGTGGGTGATCTCGATGGGCAGCTGCGCCAATGGCGGCGGCTATTACCACTATTCGTATTCCGTGGTGCGTGGCGTTGATCGGATCGTGCCGGTGGACGTGTACGTGCCCGGGTGCCCGCCGACGGCCGAAGCGCTGGTGTACGGCATCCTGCAGCTGCAGAAGAAGATCCGCCGCGGCACCAACTTCGGCGAGAACCGGCAGGGCATGCGCGGATGA